A part of Lacibacter sp. H407 genomic DNA contains:
- a CDS encoding DUF4434 domain-containing protein, whose product MLITGTFIDEISHDIPHQNWGAAEWEKDFQHMKAAGIDTVILIRSGYRRFLTYPSSYLIQKHGCFAPPVDLVGLYLTLADKYNMQFYFGLYDSGIYWDTGDLTHEIDDNKFVIDEVWKKYGHHPSFKGWYLSMEISRKTKGATEAFRTLGLQCKQVSGGLPTFISPWIDGKKAVMAASSSITKEDAVSLEEHEKEWNEIFDGIKGAVDAVAFQDGHIDYSELEDFFRINKKLADKHGMQCWTNAETFDRDMPIKFLPIKFEKLKLKLDAARRAGYDKAITFEFSHFMSPQSAYIQAHHLYNRYLEYKSTF is encoded by the coding sequence ATGCTTATAACAGGAACATTTATCGACGAGATTAGCCATGATATTCCCCACCAAAACTGGGGAGCTGCTGAATGGGAAAAAGATTTTCAGCATATGAAAGCAGCGGGTATTGATACCGTTATTCTTATTCGCAGCGGTTACCGTCGGTTTCTTACTTATCCGTCAAGTTATCTGATACAGAAACATGGTTGCTTTGCGCCCCCTGTTGATCTGGTGGGATTGTATTTAACCTTGGCAGATAAATACAACATGCAATTCTATTTTGGTTTGTACGACAGCGGAATTTATTGGGATACCGGAGATCTTACACATGAAATTGATGATAACAAATTTGTGATCGATGAAGTGTGGAAGAAGTATGGTCATCATCCATCGTTTAAAGGTTGGTATTTAAGTATGGAGATCAGTCGTAAAACAAAAGGTGCAACGGAAGCTTTCCGCACATTGGGTTTACAATGCAAGCAGGTGAGTGGAGGATTGCCCACGTTTATTTCTCCATGGATCGATGGTAAGAAAGCGGTGATGGCTGCAAGCAGTTCCATTACAAAAGAAGATGCTGTTTCATTAGAAGAACATGAAAAGGAGTGGAATGAAATTTTTGATGGCATCAAAGGTGCCGTTGATGCAGTGGCTTTCCAGGATGGACATATTGACTACAGTGAGCTGGAAGATTTTTTTCGCATCAATAAAAAATTAGCTGACAAACATGGTATGCAATGCTGGACCAATGCTGAAACATTTGACCGTGATATGCCCATTAAGTTTTTGCCCATCAAGTTTGAAAAACTGAAATTAAAGTTAGATGCAGCAAGGCGTGCAGGCTATGATAAAGCCATCACGTTTGAGTTTTCACATTTTATGAGCCCGCAATCGGCCTACATTCAGGCGCATCATTTATACAACCGTTATTTAGAATACAAGTCAACTTTTTAA
- a CDS encoding phosphodiester glycosidase family protein translates to MMRLKTTALLLLTVIVFSCSKKSSPGGNTGGPVNPPVVVPVTPLISLPQGWKLSTTLASNFPTGIQVFTFDSLYSGKKVKAFCVAYDSKNTQFEFKPVMSATAKKPSEFYTQETGIVYACINGGFFGGNQSFSLVKYNNTVSSANIKVLNRTYNNVSTPYYPTRAAFGVTTAGVPSVAWVYSIGSGNNNVYSYPTVSPNAEGSAPQPVPDENFPTGGTSWNTVSAIGGSPMLLKAGNVSITDVQELISINNTTSRPRSAIGYNANGIVLLLAIEGDNTTGGYAGLNLNELANLLKDLSCTDAVNLDGGGSASLVIGNQLTVRPGDGTERAVTSAVLIKRK, encoded by the coding sequence ATGATGCGTTTAAAAACAACGGCGTTACTGCTGTTGACTGTTATTGTTTTTTCTTGTTCAAAGAAATCAAGTCCGGGTGGTAATACAGGCGGGCCGGTGAATCCACCGGTAGTTGTTCCTGTTACGCCATTGATCAGTTTGCCACAAGGTTGGAAGCTATCAACAACACTTGCTTCCAATTTTCCAACCGGTATTCAGGTATTTACATTTGATAGTTTATACAGTGGCAAAAAAGTAAAAGCGTTTTGTGTAGCATACGACAGTAAGAATACACAATTCGAATTCAAACCTGTTATGTCGGCCACAGCAAAAAAGCCAAGTGAGTTTTATACACAGGAAACAGGTATTGTGTATGCCTGCATCAACGGTGGATTTTTTGGAGGCAATCAATCTTTCAGTTTAGTAAAGTACAACAATACCGTTTCATCAGCCAACATCAAAGTGTTGAACCGTACATACAACAACGTATCAACTCCGTATTATCCAACACGTGCTGCGTTTGGTGTTACAACTGCAGGCGTGCCATCTGTTGCATGGGTGTATAGTATTGGAAGCGGAAATAATAATGTGTACAGTTATCCAACCGTGAGTCCAAATGCAGAAGGGTCGGCACCACAGCCTGTACCTGATGAAAATTTTCCAACTGGAGGAACTTCATGGAATACAGTAAGTGCAATTGGTGGTTCGCCCATGTTATTAAAAGCAGGCAATGTATCTATCACCGATGTGCAGGAACTCATCAGCATTAACAATACAACTTCACGTCCACGCTCAGCCATTGGTTATAATGCAAACGGAATTGTGTTGTTGCTCGCCATTGAAGGCGATAATACAACAGGAGGTTATGCCGGTTTAAATTTGAATGAACTGGCGAATCTGTTGAAGGATCTCAGTTGTACAGATGCTGTAAATTTGGATGGTGGCGGTTCCGCTTCACTGGTGATCGGTAACCAGCTTACAGTACGTCCGGGTGATGGAACAGAGCGTGCAGTAACAAGTGCAGTTTTGATCAAGCGCAAATAA
- a CDS encoding glycoside hydrolase family 10 protein → MKQITFLLFTFYFLTACAQKKSEEPIRGTWITNVASQALSSREKVKETVALCKQNGLNNIFVVVWNRGMTMYPSDVVNEYIGIKQDPKFNGRDPIKEMIEEGHKAGLKVHAWFEFGFSYSYKDSTALWLQKYPQWAGRDSKGNLLQKNGFYWWSAINPEVQQFMRKLVAEFVKNYDVDGIQGDDRMPAMPGEGGYDAATLKLYAAQHSGAVPPQNAKEEKWLQWKADQLSLFGKTLYEDVKKIKPNCLVTWAPSIYPWSKEQYLQDWPKWLKEGYADYIIPQLYRYKLDAYENVLKELDTQVPAELKHRVFPGILTSLGDGYQSTRELTDQMIELNRKHGYNGEVFFYFETLNRLKGSFYSTKK, encoded by the coding sequence ATGAAGCAGATTACTTTTTTACTTTTTACGTTCTACTTTCTCACGGCCTGTGCACAAAAAAAATCAGAAGAGCCCATTCGTGGTACATGGATCACCAATGTAGCAAGCCAGGCTTTGTCATCAAGAGAAAAAGTAAAAGAAACCGTAGCACTCTGTAAGCAAAATGGCCTCAATAATATTTTCGTTGTTGTTTGGAACAGAGGTATGACCATGTATCCCAGTGATGTGGTGAATGAATACATCGGTATTAAACAAGATCCGAAGTTTAATGGTCGTGACCCCATTAAAGAAATGATTGAAGAAGGACATAAAGCAGGATTAAAAGTGCATGCGTGGTTTGAATTTGGATTTTCGTATTCGTATAAAGACAGTACAGCATTATGGTTACAAAAATATCCGCAATGGGCAGGAAGAGACAGTAAGGGAAATCTGCTGCAAAAAAACGGATTCTATTGGTGGAGTGCTATTAATCCGGAGGTGCAACAGTTCATGCGAAAGTTAGTAGCGGAGTTTGTAAAGAATTATGATGTGGATGGTATACAGGGCGATGATCGTATGCCAGCCATGCCCGGCGAAGGTGGATACGATGCAGCTACATTGAAATTATATGCTGCCCAACATAGCGGTGCCGTACCACCACAAAATGCAAAAGAAGAAAAATGGCTGCAGTGGAAAGCCGATCAGTTGAGTTTGTTTGGCAAAACATTATATGAAGATGTAAAGAAGATCAAGCCAAACTGTTTGGTAACATGGGCGCCAAGTATTTATCCCTGGAGTAAAGAACAATACTTGCAGGATTGGCCCAAGTGGTTGAAAGAAGGTTATGCTGATTATATTATTCCGCAACTCTACCGTTATAAACTCGATGCATATGAAAATGTATTGAAAGAATTAGATACACAGGTTCCTGCTGAATTAAAGCACAGAGTTTTTCCGGGCATCCTTACATCATTGGGCGATGGTTATCAATCAACACGTGAGTTAACCGATCAAATGATTGAACTAAACCGGAAACACGGTTACAATGGCGAAGTGTTTTTTTACTTCGAAACATTGAATCGATTGAAAGGTTCTTTTTATTCAACCAAAAAATAG